In Rubrobacter radiotolerans DSM 5868, a genomic segment contains:
- a CDS encoding sulfotransferase family protein, with translation MSRQLILAGFHRSGTSLVAQLLHGAGLFLGYELLEANPSNPYGHFEDVEVVEFHRKLLLDNGESWQVDRTILPVVGEERWRELAKIVDRRNAEHALWGFKDPRVCMFLALWEYLLPDAKVLIVYRHFSEAVRSLHTRHAGDYFSGKGAAAQHLRFFREPDHALRMWLSHNRALLLFAEANPDSTLVVSSRALQEGFPLIRALNEKFALDLAERSISEVYDASVTDRTQAPQLIFDRTLIPEVDRVWSGLERLAEEEQRAVARDLW, from the coding sequence TTGAGCAGACAGCTCATACTGGCGGGATTTCACCGGAGCGGGACGTCGCTCGTGGCGCAGCTTCTGCACGGCGCGGGGCTGTTCCTGGGTTACGAGCTGCTGGAGGCGAACCCCTCGAACCCGTACGGACACTTCGAGGACGTGGAGGTCGTCGAGTTTCACCGGAAGCTGCTCCTCGACAACGGCGAGAGCTGGCAGGTGGACCGGACGATCCTCCCGGTTGTGGGGGAGGAACGCTGGCGCGAGCTGGCGAAGATCGTCGACCGGCGCAACGCCGAGCACGCGCTCTGGGGCTTCAAGGACCCGAGGGTCTGCATGTTCCTTGCGCTCTGGGAGTACCTTCTGCCGGACGCGAAGGTGCTCATCGTCTACCGGCACTTCAGCGAGGCGGTGCGCTCGCTGCATACCCGGCACGCGGGCGACTACTTCTCCGGGAAGGGGGCCGCAGCCCAGCACCTGCGCTTCTTTCGAGAGCCAGACCACGCGCTCAGGATGTGGCTCTCGCACAACCGGGCGCTCCTGCTCTTCGCAGAGGCGAACCCCGACTCGACGCTCGTCGTCTCCTCGCGCGCGCTTCAGGAGGGCTTTCCCCTGATCCGGGCTCTCAACGAGAAGTTCGCGCTCGACCTCGCCGAGCGGTCCATCTCGGAGGTCTACGACGCGAGCGTTACCGACCGGACGCAGGCCCCGCAGCTCATCTTCGACCGGACCCTGATCCCCGAGGTCGACCGGGTCTGGAGCGGGCTCGAACGGCTCGCCGAGGAAGAGCAGCGAGCCGTCGCTCGCGACCTCTGGTAG
- the hisS gene encoding histidine--tRNA ligase translates to MSGGRYRGPKGTYDVYPGGPGAKQEPHERPEMWAWIEAIAREAFARYNYREVRTPIFEEADLYVRSVGESSDIVRKEMFTFTDRAGRELSLRPEGTAGVVRAYVEHSLDRLAQPVKLWYSGPMFRYERQQKGRYRQHNQIGAEVLGSSDPLVDVEAMALLYSIHQAAGVCEEVIHVNNLGDLETRERYVPELKGFLEKHRAELDPDSVARLDTNPLRTFDSKDRNTQALLAEAPRLDEYLTDEAREHFDAVEAGLDALGIPYVVDGALVRGFDYYTLTVFEAKSGALGAQDAVGGGGRYNGLVREIGGPDIPGIGFGSGVERILLAASGPSADPALDVFFVTLSPEARLEAFRLAGSLRAAGLRCDLDYAGRGAKAQFRQADRTGARFAAVLGDDELREGSVKLREMSSGEERAVPLAGGVKAVLEAVSG, encoded by the coding sequence GTGAGCGGCGGAAGATACCGGGGGCCCAAGGGGACCTACGACGTCTATCCCGGAGGTCCCGGAGCAAAGCAGGAGCCACACGAGCGACCCGAGATGTGGGCCTGGATCGAGGCAATAGCCCGCGAGGCCTTTGCCCGCTACAACTACCGGGAGGTCCGTACCCCGATCTTCGAGGAGGCCGACCTCTACGTCCGGAGCGTCGGGGAGTCCTCGGATATCGTCCGCAAGGAGATGTTCACCTTCACCGACCGGGCCGGGCGGGAGCTCTCCCTCAGGCCGGAGGGGACCGCCGGGGTCGTGAGGGCCTACGTCGAGCACTCCCTCGACCGGCTAGCCCAGCCCGTCAAGCTCTGGTACTCGGGACCGATGTTCCGCTACGAGCGTCAGCAGAAGGGCCGCTACCGCCAGCACAACCAGATCGGGGCCGAAGTCCTCGGCTCATCCGATCCTCTCGTGGACGTCGAGGCGATGGCTCTGCTCTACAGCATCCACCAGGCCGCCGGGGTGTGCGAGGAGGTCATCCACGTAAACAACCTCGGCGACCTCGAAACCCGCGAACGCTACGTCCCCGAGCTTAAAGGCTTTCTTGAAAAGCACCGCGCCGAGCTAGACCCGGACTCCGTGGCGAGGCTCGACACCAACCCCCTGCGGACCTTCGACTCGAAGGACAGAAACACGCAGGCGCTCCTTGCCGAAGCGCCCAGGCTCGACGAGTACCTGACGGACGAGGCACGCGAGCACTTCGACGCCGTCGAGGCCGGTCTCGACGCGCTCGGCATCCCCTACGTCGTTGACGGGGCGCTCGTGCGCGGCTTTGACTACTACACGCTTACGGTCTTCGAGGCGAAGAGCGGCGCGCTCGGGGCGCAGGACGCGGTCGGGGGCGGGGGCCGCTACAACGGGCTCGTGCGGGAGATCGGCGGCCCGGACATACCCGGCATCGGCTTCGGGAGCGGCGTCGAGCGGATACTGCTCGCCGCCTCCGGTCCGTCCGCCGATCCCGCCCTCGATGTCTTTTTCGTTACGCTCTCCCCCGAAGCGCGCCTCGAAGCCTTCCGGCTCGCCGGGTCTCTCCGGGCGGCGGGGCTCCGGTGCGACCTCGACTACGCCGGTCGCGGGGCGAAGGCGCAGTTCAGGCAGGCCGACAGGACAGGGGCGCGCTTTGCGGCGGTTCTCGGGGATGACGAGCTTCGCGAGGGCTCTGTGAAGCTGCGGGAGATGTCGAGCGGCGAGGAGCGGGCCGTCCCGCTCGCTGGCGGCGTCAAAGCTGTGCTTGAGGCGGTCTCGGGCTAG
- a CDS encoding phosphotransferase enzyme family protein, which produces MLHRRIIPGGGYDALARAAIARYGRPGATHLTLVSERIKRVYRARTSSGEEFALRLYPARPSPTPQESASARFRTSAGLRSTGTVLAQLDHLRLFVDSGLAVPSPVVLPDGSLLGELVPGELSLVHRFLLYRQTRRTRRDVLRFVLLRWLAGTPLAHQLNTADLRNAGRFIAELHEHSARNRPSRADRLPVWDWEWSFGETAPIWTSPHIPDATLPVLRETSERVRDVLRRLGTGGEIFGAIHRDLTLHNLLVLPGSRGPEPSVGAIDFDLLGLGHYGLDLLAPVSSLRQEVARQRLGRRELPRLREALLSGYSEVRDLPRDLERTLDVFRALKRVAMINARLRSGAVRNRDFVWFVQESARWLRTNLELRS; this is translated from the coding sequence TTGTTGCATCGCAGGATCATCCCGGGCGGAGGATACGACGCTCTGGCAAGGGCGGCGATCGCGCGCTACGGGCGGCCCGGCGCGACACATCTGACGCTCGTCTCCGAGCGGATCAAGCGCGTCTACCGGGCGCGGACCTCCAGTGGAGAGGAGTTTGCGCTCAGGCTCTACCCGGCACGCCCCTCCCCGACGCCGCAGGAGAGCGCCTCGGCACGCTTCCGGACCTCGGCCGGGCTCCGCTCCACCGGTACGGTGCTCGCCCAGCTCGACCATCTCAGGCTCTTTGTGGACTCCGGCCTCGCCGTCCCTTCTCCCGTCGTCCTTCCGGACGGCTCGCTTCTCGGGGAGCTGGTCCCCGGCGAGCTGTCGCTTGTGCACCGCTTCCTTCTCTACAGGCAGACCCGGCGCACGCGGCGCGATGTCCTGCGCTTCGTGCTCCTGAGGTGGCTCGCCGGGACGCCCCTGGCACACCAGCTGAACACCGCCGACCTGAGGAACGCCGGGCGCTTCATCGCAGAGCTTCACGAGCACTCGGCCCGAAACAGACCGTCCCGGGCGGACAGACTGCCCGTCTGGGACTGGGAGTGGTCCTTCGGAGAGACGGCCCCGATCTGGACTTCTCCCCACATCCCGGACGCGACACTCCCGGTGCTGCGCGAGACCTCGGAGCGGGTACGGGACGTCCTCAGGCGGCTCGGGACCGGCGGCGAAATCTTCGGGGCCATCCACCGGGACCTGACGCTCCACAACCTGCTGGTCCTGCCCGGGAGCCGTGGACCGGAGCCGTCCGTCGGGGCTATAGACTTCGACCTGCTCGGTCTCGGACACTACGGTCTGGACCTGCTCGCACCGGTCTCCTCCCTCAGGCAGGAGGTCGCGCGGCAGAGGCTCGGGAGAAGGGAGCTTCCCCGGCTGCGCGAGGCCCTGCTCTCTGGTTACTCCGAGGTCCGGGACCTCCCCCGGGACCTGGAGCGGACCCTCGATGTCTTTCGCGCGCTCAAGCGGGTGGCGATGATAAACGCCCGCCTGAGGTCCGGCGCCGTCCGAAACCGCGACTTTGTCTGGTTTGTCCAGGAGTCGGCGCGCTGGCTCCGAACCAACCTCGAACTCCGGTCCTGA
- a CDS encoding SIR2 family NAD-dependent protein deacylase, protein MEVPGELVGALRRARSVCVLTGAGVSAESGVPTFRDARTGLWERYDPLELATPEAFEQNPRLVWDWYAWRRELVREAEPNPAHHALAELEELVPEFVLVTQNVDGLHRRAGSRQVVELHGNLGYVICASERTPVSPDEFVPAGEDRPPLCPRCGSYLRPDVVWFGETLSMGRISEAQAAAAGCDVFLSVGTSSVVYPAAGLASEAARSGALVVEVNPQQTPLSGASDHVLRAPAGTALPALVDALKD, encoded by the coding sequence GTGGAGGTCCCAGGGGAGCTTGTCGGCGCGCTTCGCCGGGCGCGCTCGGTCTGCGTCCTGACGGGGGCCGGGGTCTCGGCCGAAAGCGGCGTGCCGACCTTCCGCGACGCCCGGACCGGGCTCTGGGAACGCTACGACCCCCTGGAGCTTGCAACGCCGGAGGCGTTCGAGCAGAACCCGCGGCTCGTCTGGGACTGGTACGCCTGGCGGCGGGAGCTTGTACGCGAGGCCGAGCCGAACCCGGCGCACCATGCGCTCGCCGAGCTGGAGGAGCTCGTCCCGGAGTTCGTGCTCGTAACGCAGAACGTCGACGGGCTTCACCGGAGGGCCGGGAGCCGGCAGGTGGTGGAGCTTCACGGGAACCTGGGGTACGTGATCTGCGCCTCGGAGAGGACGCCCGTCTCTCCGGATGAGTTTGTCCCCGCCGGAGAGGACAGGCCGCCCCTCTGCCCGCGCTGCGGCTCGTACCTGCGGCCGGACGTGGTGTGGTTCGGGGAGACGCTCTCGATGGGCCGCATCTCCGAGGCGCAGGCCGCCGCGGCCGGCTGCGACGTCTTTCTCTCCGTCGGGACGAGCTCGGTCGTCTACCCGGCCGCCGGGCTCGCGTCCGAGGCGGCCCGCTCCGGCGCGCTCGTCGTCGAGGTCAACCCGCAGCAGACTCCGCTCTCCGGAGCTTCGGACCACGTCCTGCGCGCCCCGGCCGGGACCGCCCTGCCCGCGCTCGTCGACGCCCTCAAGGACTAG
- a CDS encoding FkbM family methyltransferase, producing the protein MIEAGSRLQIAGGRSLPSQGILAANERALRERPFLRPGYEFSPISTRKKELHELRSRFPYRGFVNVEVEGVEPFVMFSNNDDLVAQTYFWYGPDTFESFSLRVWRTLASGAGTVLDIGAFSGLYSLVAARANPQAQVHAFEPLGQVFGRLVTNLQANGYGRRVEVYNLALGDRDTRTYLNLVRSHLVLSAGSSLAEKKSQKTHARQPVEVRSLDSLARERGIRGVALAKLDVETVEESVIEGARETIEASRPALLIEVFSGSNLERLRTLLEPYGYSHAVLDEKRQSADVGATDLPGVANVLFMAKPRAEVAALLCSVRPLSYTCRRSSGGLLPRRLESYARESLSPSGLVSLMPFALRARGAARSVLRSAVFRLRSEVRKRRK; encoded by the coding sequence TTGATCGAAGCGGGGAGCAGACTGCAGATCGCCGGGGGCCGGAGCCTCCCCTCCCAGGGGATTCTCGCCGCGAACGAGCGCGCCCTTCGCGAGCGTCCGTTTCTGAGGCCCGGCTACGAGTTTTCGCCGATCTCGACCCGCAAGAAGGAGCTTCACGAGCTTCGGAGCAGGTTCCCCTACCGGGGCTTCGTGAACGTGGAGGTCGAGGGAGTCGAGCCTTTCGTCATGTTCTCGAACAACGACGACCTCGTCGCCCAGACCTACTTCTGGTACGGACCGGACACCTTCGAGAGCTTCAGCCTCCGGGTGTGGCGCACGCTGGCTAGCGGGGCCGGAACCGTTCTCGACATAGGGGCCTTCTCGGGCCTGTACTCGCTGGTCGCGGCCCGCGCGAACCCGCAGGCGCAGGTCCACGCCTTCGAGCCGCTCGGGCAGGTCTTCGGGCGGCTGGTCACGAACCTCCAGGCGAACGGCTACGGCCGCCGCGTCGAGGTCTACAACCTGGCGCTCGGCGACCGGGACACCCGGACTTACCTCAACCTTGTCCGGAGCCACCTCGTCCTCTCGGCGGGCTCCTCCCTGGCGGAGAAGAAAAGCCAGAAAACACACGCCCGCCAGCCGGTCGAGGTCCGGTCCCTAGACAGCCTCGCCCGGGAACGCGGCATCAGGGGGGTCGCGCTCGCCAAGCTCGACGTGGAGACCGTCGAGGAGTCGGTCATCGAGGGCGCGCGAGAGACGATAGAAGCCTCAAGGCCCGCGCTCCTGATCGAGGTCTTCTCCGGCTCGAACCTCGAGAGGCTCCGCACCCTGCTGGAACCCTACGGCTACAGCCACGCGGTGCTCGACGAGAAGCGCCAGAGCGCCGACGTGGGCGCAACCGACCTGCCGGGGGTCGCGAACGTCCTGTTCATGGCGAAGCCCCGGGCCGAGGTCGCGGCCCTCCTCTGCTCCGTCAGGCCGCTCTCTTACACCTGCCGGCGCTCCTCCGGCGGCCTGCTCCCCAGGAGGCTCGAAAGCTACGCCAGGGAGTCCCTCTCTCCCTCCGGGCTCGTCTCTTTGATGCCCTTCGCGCTCCGGGCGCGCGGGGCGGCCAGATCGGTCCTCCGCTCGGCCGTCTTCCGGCTGCGCTCCGAAGTCCGCAAGCGCCGCAAATAA